The Nitrospinaceae bacterium genome window below encodes:
- the nifS gene encoding cysteine desulfurase, with translation MDLEKMNIGEEFPVTQNRIFFDHAKVSPLPNRVRKVVNAFVEDASLFGTANYPEWMAKVESVRASYAQLINADSKEIAFVKNTSEGISIVANGLDWKAGDNVVIPDIEFPANVYPWWNLKRLGVETRFVHAVDGRVLFDDLAAQVDSRTRIVSVSSVECNSGFRNDLNRIGAFCKEKGILFCVDAIQSLGVLPMDVKRDHIDFLAADGHKWMLSVEGLGGFYISSEALDKIYPAVVGWDSVINAYDFMNYDFTFRPDARRFEEGSFNTLSIQAFGAALSLFHEVGVETIEQRVKRLGDQIIEALQRRGFKILNSMIPEERSGIITFNGAMDLKKFSDFMMENRVSLTARDGMVRLSPHFYNSENEIERFFDLLDRFRKKT, from the coding sequence GAAAGGTGGTGAACGCGTTTGTTGAGGATGCGAGTTTGTTTGGCACCGCAAACTACCCCGAGTGGATGGCGAAGGTGGAGTCTGTTCGGGCAAGTTATGCTCAATTGATAAACGCCGATTCTAAAGAAATCGCGTTTGTCAAAAACACGTCTGAGGGAATTTCGATCGTGGCCAACGGTCTCGATTGGAAAGCGGGGGACAACGTGGTGATTCCCGATATCGAGTTTCCGGCCAACGTGTACCCCTGGTGGAATCTGAAACGGCTGGGAGTGGAGACCCGGTTCGTGCACGCGGTGGACGGGCGGGTTTTGTTTGACGATCTGGCGGCTCAAGTCGATTCCCGGACGCGGATCGTCTCGGTCAGTTCTGTTGAATGCAACAGCGGGTTTAGAAATGACCTCAACCGCATCGGGGCTTTTTGCAAAGAAAAAGGCATTCTTTTTTGTGTGGACGCCATCCAGAGCCTGGGGGTCCTTCCGATGGATGTCAAACGCGATCACATCGATTTTCTCGCCGCCGATGGCCACAAGTGGATGTTGAGTGTCGAGGGACTGGGTGGATTTTATATTTCTTCAGAAGCCCTGGATAAAATTTACCCCGCCGTGGTGGGCTGGGACAGCGTGATCAACGCCTACGATTTCATGAATTACGACTTCACCTTCCGGCCGGACGCCAGGCGTTTCGAGGAGGGAAGTTTCAATACGCTCAGCATTCAGGCGTTTGGCGCGGCGCTTTCTTTATTTCATGAGGTGGGCGTGGAAACTATCGAACAGCGGGTTAAGCGTCTTGGAGACCAAATTATCGAGGCGCTTCAGCGGAGAGGTTTTAAGATTTTGAATTCGATGATTCCGGAGGAGCGGTCGGGGATCATTACTTTTAATGGTGCCATGGATCTTAAAAAGTTTTCGGATTTTATGATGGAAAACCGGGTGTCGCTCACCGCGAGAGATGGAATGGTGCGCCTTTCTCCACATTTTTACAACAGCGAAAACGAGATCGAACGTTTCTTTGATCTATTGGACCGGTTCAGGAAGAAAACCTGA